The following are encoded together in the uncultured Desulfobacter sp. genome:
- a CDS encoding Sir2 family NAD-dependent protein deacetylase — protein sequence MDNLNKNIEKACQAIKAADALFITAGAGMGVDSGLPDFRGNEGFWKAYPPIAKLGKSFTEMADPVWFDKQSEIAWAFYGHRLNLYRETIPHEGFSKLLDLGRSKPYGYFVFTSNVDGQFQKAGFDDALIEECHGSIHHLQCTGPCSNDIWKIGEKKVNVDMEAFRATGELPKCKNCGGLARPNILMFGDCNWVSHRTGEQVARLQKWIAKLNSFHAKLAIIEIGAGLAVPTVRYKSQRTGRSLNSTLIRINPRDYHVCRGAIGLPLGAREGINRILN from the coding sequence GTGGATAACCTAAACAAAAATATCGAAAAAGCTTGTCAGGCAATTAAAGCTGCAGACGCACTTTTTATAACGGCTGGTGCCGGTATGGGCGTTGATTCGGGTTTGCCTGATTTTAGGGGAAATGAAGGTTTCTGGAAAGCTTATCCGCCCATAGCAAAGCTGGGCAAATCGTTCACTGAAATGGCAGACCCTGTCTGGTTTGACAAACAGTCGGAGATCGCCTGGGCGTTTTATGGGCACAGGTTGAATCTTTATCGTGAAACAATCCCCCACGAAGGCTTTTCAAAATTGCTTGATCTGGGAAGAAGCAAGCCGTACGGATATTTTGTATTTACCTCAAATGTTGACGGGCAGTTTCAAAAAGCCGGCTTTGACGATGCATTGATTGAAGAGTGTCATGGCTCTATCCACCATCTTCAATGCACAGGACCATGTTCCAACGACATCTGGAAGATTGGGGAAAAAAAAGTCAATGTTGATATGGAAGCGTTCAGGGCTACAGGCGAGTTACCGAAATGTAAAAACTGTGGCGGGCTGGCACGCCCGAATATTTTAATGTTTGGAGATTGCAACTGGGTATCGCACCGTACCGGTGAGCAAGTTGCTCGTTTGCAAAAATGGATAGCAAAGCTCAACAGCTTCCATGCAAAGTTGGCTATTATTGAAATAGGGGCAGGCCTTGCAGTACCTACGGTGAGGTATAAATCCCAACGAACCGGCCGGAGCTTAAATTCAACCTTGATACGTATCAACCCAAGGGATTACCATGTTTGCCGAGGCGCGATCGGCCTGCCGCTTGGCGCCAGGGAAGGCATAAACCGGATTTTGAATTGA
- a CDS encoding MetS family NSS transporter small subunit → MTISAIVMMDIGLGVTWIGAGVCIVIAIIKKQL, encoded by the coding sequence ATGACGATTTCCGCTATTGTCATGATGGATATAGGTCTGGGTGTTACCTGGATCGGAGCCGGTGTCTGCATCGTCATTGCCATTATAAAAAAACAGCTCTAA
- a CDS encoding sodium-dependent transporter — MRKREQWGTRTGFIFAAIGSAIGLGNIWRFPYVAYENGGGAFFIPYLFAMVTAGIPFLILEFGVGHKFKTSVPNIFSSLSGRMEWLGWWQLLVSFVISIYYVAVVGWTISYLILAFTQGWGQDTANFFYQTYLQISDTPFAFNGIRWPILGSILCAWLVSWVVLFSGVKKGIELAGKIFMPLLFIMVIVITARAVTLEGATEGLNWMFQPDFSALFNFKVWIEAYGQIFFSLSIGFAIMLTYASYLPKNSDMANNGFITAFCNCGFSILCGIMVFSVLGNMAFIQGVGVDKVVSSGVGLAFVTIPKAINSLPGPVFFGTLFFAALLFAGLSSMISICEVSVSVLIDRFGISRKAAASIYCGIGILCGIVFATHSGLLVLDIVDRFINNFGVLVGGLLEIVFLVWICGIDNFKDHINLTSDFKVGKLWTFCLKFITPAILGYMILSNLIGDIITPYGGYPSSALLIFGLFMVQGIIILSVMIHVTVNGGEK; from the coding sequence ATGCGTAAAAGAGAACAATGGGGCACGCGGACCGGCTTTATCTTCGCGGCCATCGGATCGGCCATTGGTTTAGGGAATATCTGGCGATTTCCCTATGTTGCCTATGAAAACGGCGGGGGCGCTTTTTTTATCCCTTATCTTTTTGCCATGGTCACGGCGGGCATTCCGTTCCTGATTCTGGAATTCGGGGTTGGGCATAAATTCAAGACCTCGGTTCCCAATATCTTCAGCAGTCTGTCGGGTCGCATGGAATGGCTGGGCTGGTGGCAGCTTTTGGTTTCCTTTGTCATCTCCATTTATTATGTGGCGGTGGTGGGCTGGACCATCTCCTATCTTATTTTAGCCTTTACCCAGGGGTGGGGACAGGATACTGCAAATTTCTTTTATCAAACCTATCTGCAGATTTCAGACACACCGTTTGCCTTTAACGGCATCCGGTGGCCCATACTCGGGTCTATCCTCTGCGCTTGGTTAGTCAGTTGGGTGGTGCTTTTCAGTGGCGTTAAAAAAGGGATTGAGTTGGCCGGCAAAATTTTCATGCCCCTGCTTTTTATTATGGTGATTGTCATCACAGCCCGGGCCGTAACTCTGGAAGGGGCAACAGAAGGCCTTAACTGGATGTTTCAACCCGATTTTTCTGCACTTTTCAATTTTAAGGTCTGGATTGAAGCCTATGGCCAGATTTTTTTCAGCCTTTCCATCGGCTTTGCCATCATGCTTACCTATGCAAGCTACCTGCCCAAGAATTCGGATATGGCCAATAACGGTTTTATCACGGCATTCTGCAATTGCGGGTTCAGTATCCTTTGCGGCATTATGGTCTTTTCGGTCCTGGGGAATATGGCGTTCATCCAGGGCGTGGGGGTTGATAAAGTGGTCAGCTCGGGGGTAGGCCTGGCCTTTGTCACCATTCCCAAGGCCATTAACAGCCTGCCCGGCCCTGTATTTTTCGGAACATTATTCTTTGCAGCCCTGCTTTTTGCAGGCTTAAGTTCCATGATATCCATCTGCGAGGTCTCGGTATCCGTACTCATTGACCGTTTTGGCATCAGCCGTAAAGCTGCGGCCAGTATTTATTGCGGCATCGGTATTCTGTGCGGCATCGTGTTTGCTACGCATTCCGGACTGTTGGTTCTGGATATCGTGGACCGGTTCATCAACAATTTCGGCGTATTGGTCGGTGGGCTCCTGGAGATCGTATTCCTGGTATGGATCTGCGGTATAGACAACTTTAAGGACCACATCAACCTGACCAGTGATTTCAAAGTAGGAAAGTTATGGACCTTTTGCCTAAAATTCATCACCCCGGCCATTCTCGGTTATATGATCCTATCCAACCTTATCGGAGACATTATAACCCCCTACGGCGGGTATCCGTCTTCGGCCTTATTGATATTTGGCTTGTTCATGGTGCAAGGCATCATCATTCTCAGCGTCATGATACATGTAACCGTTAACGGAGGTGAAAAATGA
- a CDS encoding CU044_2847 family protein, giving the protein MSQISPFTMDDDTVIYIETSENVAVVEADETKNKVEEPLVSKGNVVESAVQKFKSIEGTIKTYTNHTLNAFREVAAANVDKVTLEFGIKVGGEAGIPYVTKGTAESNLKITVECSFRK; this is encoded by the coding sequence ATGTCTCAGATCTCCCCTTTCACAATGGACGACGATACCGTTATTTACATTGAAACTTCAGAGAATGTGGCTGTAGTGGAAGCGGATGAAACAAAAAACAAAGTCGAGGAGCCTCTTGTTTCCAAAGGTAATGTGGTGGAATCGGCCGTTCAAAAATTCAAATCCATTGAAGGAACGATCAAAACCTATACGAATCATACCTTAAATGCGTTCAGAGAGGTTGCCGCTGCCAATGTGGATAAAGTGACTCTGGAGTTCGGGATTAAGGTAGGCGGTGAAGCAGGTATTCCATATGTGACAAAGGGGACGGCCGAGAGCAACTTGAAAATTACAGTGGAATGTTCATTTCGAAAATAA